The DNA segment CTACTACGGCAACTCTCCTTGCCCAGGCAATTGTGCGTGAAGGAATAAGGAATATCACTGCTGGAGCTGACCCTATTCATGTTAAGAGGGGAATTGATAAGGCAGTCAAGACAGTAGTAAAGGAGATAAAGCAGAAGAAAAAAGATGTGAAGACTAAGGAGGAAGTTGCACAGGTAGCTTCCATAGCTGCCAACAGTCAGGAGATTGGGAACTTAATTGCTGATGCTATGGATAAGGTGGGCAAAGATGGAGTAATCACAGTGGAGGAAGGGAAGGGTGCTGATACCACTGTGGACATTGTAGAGGGAATGCAGTTTGACAGGGGCTACATTTCCCCATATTTCGTTACTGATGCTGAGAGGATGGAAGCGGTGTTGGAGGATGCCTATGTTCTGCTTACCGATAAGAAAATCAGTTCTATGCAGGACCTTCTGCCGGTGCTGGAAAAAATTATTCAGACGGGCAAGCCCTTTGTCATTATAGCTGAAGATATAGAAGGAGAAGCTCTGGCTACACTGGTGGTCAATAAGTTGAGGGGAACGCTAAAGTGTGCAGCAGTTAAGGCCCCGGGCTTTGGAGACCGCCGAAAAGAGATGTTACAGGATATTGCAACTCTCACAAAGGGAACGGTAATTTCGGAAGAGATGGGAATGAAACTTGAAAAAGCAACCCTGGATATGCTTGGCCAGACAAAGAGGGTGACCGTCGATAAGGAAAACACCACAATTGTGGGGGGTACTGGGAATAAGAAAGATATCGATGCGAGAATTGCGCAAATTAAGAAACAAATAGAGGAAACCGACTCGGATTACGATAAAGAGAAGCTCCAGGAGAGGTTGGCGAAGTTAGTGGGAGGAGTGGCTGTAATTAATGTGGGGGCAGCTACTGAGACTGAGATGAAAGCAAAGAAGTTCAAGATTGAAGATGCCATGCACGCTACCCGAGCTGGTGTAGAAGAGGGAATTATCCCCGGTGGCGGAATAGTGCTTTTAGGAGCAACTGAGGCTATTTCTAAATTGAAGACGGAAGATACAGATGAGCAGACGGGGATAAATATTATAAAGAGGGCCTTAGAAGAGCCTTTAAGGCAGATTGCGGAAAATGCCGGTTTTGAAGGCTCTGTGGTCGTGGAGAAAGTGAGGAAGAGCTCGCCAGGGGTTGGATTAAATGCTGAGACTGGAGAATACGTAGACCTAATGAAGGCGGGCATTGTTGACCCGGCTAAGGTAACTCGCCTGGCTCTGGAGAATGCAGCCAGTATCGCTTCAATATTGTTGACTACAGAATCCTTGGTAACTGACATACCTGAGGAGAAACCTGCCATGCCTCCTATGCCTGGCGGTGGTATGTATTAAGGTATACTGACAGGAAGCGACGTAGTTGACTGTCCTTTCCCGATCCCCCATCCCGCCCTCTATGCACTCTAAGAT comes from the bacterium genome and includes:
- the groL gene encoding chaperonin GroEL (60 kDa chaperone family; promotes refolding of misfolded polypeptides especially under stressful conditions; forms two stacked rings of heptamers to form a barrel-shaped 14mer; ends can be capped by GroES; misfolded proteins enter the barrel where they are refolded when GroES binds); the protein is MAKQMKFNEEAMRAIMSGVDQLANVVRITLGPKGKYVVLDKKFGSPTITNDGVTIAKEIELKDPFENMGAQLVKEVASKTNDDTGDGTTTATLLAQAIVREGIRNITAGADPIHVKRGIDKAVKTVVKEIKQKKKDVKTKEEVAQVASIAANSQEIGNLIADAMDKVGKDGVITVEEGKGADTTVDIVEGMQFDRGYISPYFVTDAERMEAVLEDAYVLLTDKKISSMQDLLPVLEKIIQTGKPFVIIAEDIEGEALATLVVNKLRGTLKCAAVKAPGFGDRRKEMLQDIATLTKGTVISEEMGMKLEKATLDMLGQTKRVTVDKENTTIVGGTGNKKDIDARIAQIKKQIEETDSDYDKEKLQERLAKLVGGVAVINVGAATETEMKAKKFKIEDAMHATRAGVEEGIIPGGGIVLLGATEAISKLKTEDTDEQTGINIIKRALEEPLRQIAENAGFEGSVVVEKVRKSSPGVGLNAETGEYVDLMKAGIVDPAKVTRLALENAASIASILLTTESLVTDIPEEKPAMPPMPGGGMY